In Streptomyces camelliae, the sequence TCGGGGCCCCGCGCGCGTATACCTCTGCACAGCGGCGGCGGCAGCCGTGTCCGGACTGGTACTGAGGCGTCGCTGACCGTATTGCTCCGGCCGTGGCAGAATCAAACGGCCGGAAGGGGACGCGGCCCGACGGGAGGGAGTAGCGATGCCTGCGAGCATCCTTGGGGAGGGCGGCGACCTCCTCGGTGCGGCGTTGATACGGAACACGACCACCCGGCTGCTCTGCCCTTCCTGCGGTTCCGCGCATGTCGCCCAAGTCCTCGGCGACAACGGCGGAATCTCCTACGTGTGCACGGCCTGCGGCCACAGCTGGAGCTGATCGATGGGTGCACACAGGCGAAAGTGCGACTGGTGCGGGAGCGGTACGCCGATTGTCCGCGACATGGAGCCGATCAATCCCGACTACCAGTACTGGTGCGAGGAATGCGCACGGGCGCTGATCATAAAAGGCGACCCGATCGAGACGTACCGGGAATTGGAGGGCGAACCGATCTACGGCCGCCTCCTCGAAGAGCACTGCACGCTCAAGCGGTTCTACTCCTTCGTGACGGCCTGACAGCTCCAGCGCGAAACCGGACATAGGCGCACGTACCTGTGTGAACCTGAAACCGATTTTGCGCTACGGCCCCGGCCCTGTAATGTTTACGACGTCGCCAGGGGAACCGGGCGAAACAACAGAACAAGGGGCTATAGCTCAGTTGGTAGAGCGCCTGCATGGCATGCAGGAGGTCAGGAGTTCAATTCTCCTTAGCTCCACAGAAGTCGAAGGCGGATCATCCCGAGGATGGTCCGCCTTCGGCGTGTTGTGCGCGAGTGGCGTCCGAACGTCGAGGGGTGCCCCACCCGGTCCCGGGGGGGGCACCCCTCGACGTGTCTCAGCGGCCCAGCGCCCGCCGGCCGCGGCCCTGGGAGAGGACCGGAAGGTTGCGCGACGGCGCCTGTCCGCGCGTGTCCTCTTCGAGGCGCAGGGCGAGCGCCGGACAGCGGCGCACCGCGCGCAGCGCCTTGGCCTCCGCGTAGCGCGGCACCTGCGCCTGGGCGACCGTCGGGAACCCGTCGGCGCCGAGTTCGAACACCTCGGGCAGGATGTCGGCGCACAGCCCGTGGCCCCGGCACAGCGTCCAGTCGACGTAGATCTTCTGGCGGCTCGCGCCGGTCTCCTCGGGCTCTCCGCCGCCCGGGATGCCCGTCGGGGCCCTGCCCCCCTCGAAGAGCGGCAGAACGCCCTCCACGGGCCGTCCGCAGCCGTTTCCGAGGACATGGGCTGCCAGGTCGTCGGTGAACGCCTTGATGGTCGACTCCAGGAACATCGCCGAGCCGTCCGGATGCGAGCACGCGCCGCGGCGCTTGACGTTCTTCGCGACCTGCTTCAGCGCCTCCAGGGCGGCCGGTCCGCCGCCGTTGAGGATGTCTTCCATCCCGCGCGCGGCGGCGGGCAGCCCGAGGTAGCAGGGGCCGCACTGGCCGGCGCTCTCCTCGGCCAGCCACTGCGCCACCCGTAGCGACTCGCCCAGCGGGCAGGTCTCCTGGCTGATCGGCAGGATCGCGCCCGCGCCCAGCGAACCGCCCACCGCATCCAGAGAGTTGCGCGAGACGATCGCCTCGTTGACCGTCGCCGCGTCGATCCACTTGCCGTGGTAGCCGCCGGTCAGCACGCCCTGCGGCACCGGCGGGGCGCCCGCCAGCTGGAGCACGTAGCGCAGCGGCACACCCGTGGGGACCTCCAGCACCATCGGGCGGGCCACCGCGCCGGACACCGTGAGCATGACGGTGCCCGGCTCGTCGTACAGGCCGGTGTTGCCGTAGCGCTCGGGGCCGATGCGGGCGGCGATGGCCAGCTGGGCGAACGTCTCGGCGTTCGACAGCAGCGTGGGCGCGCCGCCGACACCGCTCTGCGAGGCGCTGATCTTGCGGCCGGGCGGGATCGCGGGGCCGCCGTCGACCGAGCGGATCAGCGAGGCGGCGGCGCCGGTGACCATGCGCACCGGGTTGCGCTGCACCCACGCGCGTAGCGCCGATCTACGGCTGTTGCTCAGCCCGCGTTCGGCGAGAGCGGCCTCCATGGAGCGCTGCGTGGACTCGCGCGTGACGCCGATCACGAGTGTGCGCGCGCCGAGCGCCTCCGCGCACAGCAGCGCGCCGTCCAGGATCAGGTGCGGGGCGCGGTTGATCAGCACCGTGTCCTTGCGGCAGGCCGGCTCGTCCTCGCTGCCGTTGACCACGACGACCGGCCGCACCCCGCGCTTGATCGCCGACTCGGCGACCGAGCGCAGCTTCTTGTGGAAGGGGAAGCCCGCACCGCCGCGGCCCTTGAGGTTGATGCTCTCGGCGAGCTGCGCGAGCTGTTCGCCGCCCAGGGGGTCGAGCGGCCCGTGCACCTTCAGGTGCATGGGCAGGTCGAGACGTTCCACGAGGTCGAAGCCCGACGTGAGCTGGGGAAGGCCGACGACGCGGACCTCGGGGACGTCGGGCAGGGCCTCGTTCACTTAAAGCCTCCGGACGGCGTGTTCCAGGATTCGCCCGAACCCGGTGCGTCGAAGGACGCGCCGGGCAGCGTTTCGGCAGCGGGACCGTTGTTG encodes:
- a CDS encoding NADH-quinone oxidoreductase subunit NuoF family protein, whose protein sequence is MNEALPDVPEVRVVGLPQLTSGFDLVERLDLPMHLKVHGPLDPLGGEQLAQLAESINLKGRGGAGFPFHKKLRSVAESAIKRGVRPVVVVNGSEDEPACRKDTVLINRAPHLILDGALLCAEALGARTLVIGVTRESTQRSMEAALAERGLSNSRRSALRAWVQRNPVRMVTGAAASLIRSVDGGPAIPPGRKISASQSGVGGAPTLLSNAETFAQLAIAARIGPERYGNTGLYDEPGTVMLTVSGAVARPMVLEVPTGVPLRYVLQLAGAPPVPQGVLTGGYHGKWIDAATVNEAIVSRNSLDAVGGSLGAGAILPISQETCPLGESLRVAQWLAEESAGQCGPCYLGLPAAARGMEDILNGGGPAALEALKQVAKNVKRRGACSHPDGSAMFLESTIKAFTDDLAAHVLGNGCGRPVEGVLPLFEGGRAPTGIPGGGEPEETGASRQKIYVDWTLCRGHGLCADILPEVFELGADGFPTVAQAQVPRYAEAKALRAVRRCPALALRLEEDTRGQAPSRNLPVLSQGRGRRALGR